In Paenibacillus kyungheensis, the following are encoded in one genomic region:
- a CDS encoding DUF2634 domain-containing protein encodes MANLFPDTDAFIWGDEEETTATDSTEVIFGKSWRYDYDAGDFVLTPSGKVAIADEKEAWVQWCHKAILTPRYRHVIYSRDYGSELEELVGQGYGHAIMESEITRMVTETLLTDERTESVDQFTFKWVDDQCVFTCRITSVQEDTQILESEVI; translated from the coding sequence ATGGCTAACCTTTTTCCTGATACGGATGCTTTTATTTGGGGAGACGAAGAAGAGACGACAGCAACAGACAGCACAGAAGTCATATTCGGCAAAAGTTGGCGTTATGACTATGATGCAGGTGATTTTGTGCTTACTCCTAGTGGTAAAGTAGCCATTGCTGATGAGAAAGAAGCATGGGTGCAGTGGTGCCACAAAGCTATTTTGACCCCTCGTTATCGGCATGTAATCTACTCTCGTGATTATGGAAGTGAATTAGAAGAATTAGTAGGTCAAGGATACGGGCATGCAATCATGGAGAGCGAGATTACTCGAATGGTTACCGAAACATTATTGACCGATGAGCGCACAGAAAGTGTAGATCAGTTTACTTTTAAATGGGTAGACGATCAATGTGTATTTACCTGCCGGATTACAAGTGTGCAAGAAGATACGCAAATTTTGGAAAGTGAGGTGATCTAA
- a CDS encoding baseplate J/gp47 family protein, which produces MAELPQYLTEQTEENIMQRMLERVPSDLDKSEGSFIWDAEAPVAFMLSEAAIWAQELLRRGFASTVASTDENFRSDELDLRAAEHGVTRREAVAASGVVVFTGEVGKPIPIGTIVATPADENSGEASLEYETTVAGILDSTGKATVPVRAVVAGKASNVPTGIVTIVSTSLNGVTGVTNTVEIKGGADIESDMSLLERFYAKVRNQGTSGNKAQYMQWAGEIAGVGGARVIPLWKGPGTVGIYVLDTDKRAANTDIVKAVQNYIDPTQDGQGEGTAPAGPIITVMPAEEVPMNIDVTLTLASTASVAEVKNLIQQGVKAYLKQLAFTDSLVRYTRIAAILLDIPPIIDYAQLTVNGTSDKNIEMSANQVAVLGTVTVHE; this is translated from the coding sequence TTGGCAGAACTTCCTCAGTATTTAACGGAACAAACAGAAGAAAATATTATGCAGCGTATGCTGGAACGAGTGCCTTCTGATCTAGACAAGTCGGAAGGTTCTTTTATTTGGGATGCAGAAGCACCGGTTGCTTTTATGTTATCTGAAGCAGCTATTTGGGCACAAGAATTGTTACGACGTGGATTCGCTAGTACGGTAGCCAGTACAGATGAGAATTTTCGTTCCGATGAATTAGATTTACGTGCAGCAGAGCATGGTGTGACTCGTAGAGAAGCAGTAGCAGCATCCGGCGTAGTTGTATTTACAGGTGAAGTCGGTAAACCTATCCCTATTGGGACTATAGTTGCTACGCCAGCAGATGAAAATTCAGGCGAAGCGTCATTGGAATATGAGACAACTGTAGCCGGTATTTTGGATAGTACAGGTAAAGCCACCGTGCCTGTTCGTGCAGTCGTTGCGGGCAAAGCAAGCAATGTGCCTACAGGTATTGTTACGATTGTATCTACTTCGCTTAATGGTGTTACGGGTGTGACCAATACCGTAGAGATCAAAGGTGGAGCCGATATCGAATCTGATATGTCTTTGCTAGAACGGTTTTATGCGAAAGTGCGTAATCAAGGAACTAGTGGCAACAAAGCACAATATATGCAGTGGGCTGGTGAAATTGCTGGAGTCGGCGGAGCACGAGTGATTCCTTTATGGAAAGGTCCCGGCACGGTAGGTATTTATGTATTGGATACAGATAAGCGTGCAGCCAATACCGATATTGTAAAAGCAGTACAAAATTATATTGATCCTACACAAGATGGACAAGGAGAAGGAACAGCTCCAGCAGGTCCCATTATTACAGTGATGCCAGCTGAAGAAGTACCGATGAATATTGATGTTACATTAACACTTGCTAGTACTGCTTCAGTTGCCGAAGTTAAGAATTTAATTCAACAAGGAGTAAAAGCTTACCTCAAGCAGTTGGCTTTTACAGATTCGCTTGTGAGGTATACACGCATTGCTGCTATTTTATTGGATATTCCACCGATCATCGACTATGCACAGTTAACAGTGAATGGTACAAGTGACAAAAATATTGAAATGAGCGCTAATCAAGTAGCAGTACTCGGGACGGTGACCGTTCATGAGTAA
- a CDS encoding XkdQ/YqbQ family protein has protein sequence MSYKVIIKDKYDITSLVETLSMKDSLDQIAYQASVRLAVSSKLGLPTIAPGMDIRISGIPFNQKAYHPILDLGVIWEVESSNSGTKRLSMTVYDRMIYLEKSEDEYLLPKDQTASQRLKKYAKDWQIRLGDIPDTKVKLGKAAYRAQTIFSMIFADLKETAKSGGTMYHPRMTSKGLSLFEIGSNNEVVELDRLIDLTQMRTLEGAVTKVKILATSESSGDKEVPSKVLAVEEKGTEELGTLQKMINDDQIKTADAAKKSAKNYLTGIQQTFTITAPDINTIRAGDAVTLSGMKLLVTSASHDLGNPGTMTLELGTADYVRRRYYLE, from the coding sequence ATGAGCTATAAAGTTATTATCAAAGACAAGTATGATATCACTTCTTTAGTAGAAACACTAAGTATGAAAGATTCTTTAGATCAAATAGCTTATCAAGCTAGTGTTCGCTTAGCAGTATCTTCTAAATTAGGCTTACCTACTATTGCTCCAGGGATGGATATTCGGATTAGCGGTATTCCTTTTAATCAAAAAGCATATCATCCGATACTCGATTTAGGTGTGATCTGGGAAGTTGAAAGTTCCAATAGTGGAACAAAAAGGTTATCTATGACTGTATATGATCGCATGATTTATTTAGAAAAATCGGAAGATGAATACCTTTTACCTAAAGATCAGACAGCTAGTCAACGCTTAAAAAAATATGCAAAAGATTGGCAAATTAGATTAGGTGATATACCAGATACAAAAGTTAAATTGGGAAAAGCAGCTTATCGTGCTCAGACTATATTTTCAATGATTTTTGCAGACCTTAAAGAAACAGCTAAATCTGGAGGTACTATGTATCATCCACGAATGACAAGTAAAGGTTTGAGTTTATTTGAGATTGGAAGTAACAATGAAGTTGTTGAGCTAGATCGTCTTATCGATTTAACTCAAATGCGTACACTAGAAGGTGCTGTAACTAAAGTGAAAATATTAGCAACTTCAGAATCTAGTGGAGATAAAGAAGTGCCCTCTAAAGTTTTAGCTGTTGAAGAAAAAGGAACTGAAGAATTAGGAACTCTGCAAAAAATGATTAATGATGATCAGATTAAAACAGCAGATGCAGCTAAAAAATCTGCTAAAAATTATTTAACAGGCATTCAACAGACATTTACTATTACTGCACCAGATATCAATACGATTCGTGCTGGAGATGCTGTAACTTTAAGCGGTATGAAACTATTGGTTACATCTGCTAGTCATGATTTAGGCAATCCTGGAACAATGACATTAGAGTTAGGTACAGCAGATTATGTGAGAAGGAGGTATTATCTTGAGTAA
- a CDS encoding 5'-nucleotidase C-terminal domain-containing protein, with translation MFTKKTFLSFAASALLTLSFSSVLSAAAPSTLTIEGINQQAQQDAGTGTHITLLHTNDVHAHATEATPYMGYAKLSGIANLYREANPNTLLLDAGDQIHGTSFATLVKGESVIQTMNLMGYAAMEPGNHEFDYGYDRLLELSKMANFPIISSNIVEKNGKAPFEPYIIREVDGVKIGIFGLETPETAYKTNPKNVTNIEFTDPAVAAKKMVAELQGKVDVIVALGHLGLDQSSTDTSLKVVKEVPGIDVFIDGHSHTLLENGQTENGTLIASTGEYGEHMGVIDLWVDGGKVTKKQAYVLDEKAAANVTPDPKVAALVDSIQESQKSILEETVAESSVKLDGERTQVRAGETNLGDLLTDAMRKTAGTDVAITNGGGIRASIAAGKVTKGDVITVLPFGNLIVSINVTGAELLAALNNGASDFPNEKGAFTQVSGITYKIDTAKEKGKRVHSVTVGGKPLDLKATYSLATNDFMAVGGDEYTMFKGKAQTGIYGSLDEALIEYMQSLGKVNIKTDGRIVEAPTPASSTGEATTPATPVKPVPAKPSTTKPATPAKPVPAKPSTTKPAKPAKPTPAKPVPAASDVYVVKAGDTLYSIAVDHGTTWKVLRDLNDLTNAHWIYPGQKIKLPAMTATAAS, from the coding sequence ATGTTTACAAAGAAAACGTTTTTATCATTTGCCGCGTCAGCATTGCTGACTCTAAGCTTTTCAAGTGTTCTATCTGCGGCTGCACCTTCCACACTAACGATAGAAGGTATTAATCAGCAGGCTCAACAAGATGCTGGTACTGGAACACATATCACTCTCTTACATACGAATGACGTTCATGCTCACGCTACAGAAGCTACGCCTTATATGGGCTATGCCAAACTTTCTGGAATCGCTAATTTGTATCGTGAAGCGAATCCGAATACGTTGTTGTTAGACGCTGGAGATCAGATTCATGGTACTTCTTTTGCTACATTGGTTAAAGGCGAAAGCGTCATCCAAACGATGAATCTAATGGGTTATGCAGCGATGGAACCCGGTAACCATGAATTTGATTATGGTTATGATCGCTTGCTAGAACTTTCCAAAATGGCTAATTTCCCGATTATTTCTTCTAACATTGTCGAAAAAAACGGAAAGGCTCCTTTTGAACCTTATATTATTCGTGAAGTAGACGGAGTCAAAATCGGTATTTTCGGATTGGAAACGCCTGAGACTGCATACAAAACAAATCCTAAAAATGTAACCAATATTGAATTTACCGATCCTGCGGTAGCTGCTAAAAAAATGGTTGCTGAATTGCAAGGTAAAGTGGATGTCATTGTTGCTCTAGGGCATTTGGGTCTGGATCAATCCAGCACAGATACAAGCTTGAAAGTGGTTAAAGAAGTTCCGGGCATCGATGTATTTATCGATGGTCACAGTCATACATTGCTTGAAAATGGACAGACTGAAAATGGAACACTGATCGCTAGTACAGGCGAATATGGTGAACATATGGGCGTTATCGATCTATGGGTAGACGGCGGTAAAGTAACGAAGAAACAAGCTTATGTATTAGACGAAAAAGCAGCAGCAAATGTTACTCCAGATCCGAAAGTTGCTGCACTGGTTGATTCTATTCAAGAATCACAAAAATCGATCCTTGAAGAAACGGTTGCTGAATCTTCTGTCAAATTAGACGGTGAGCGTACTCAAGTTCGTGCAGGTGAAACGAATCTTGGGGATCTGTTAACAGATGCTATGCGCAAAACAGCAGGTACAGATGTAGCGATTACGAACGGCGGAGGTATTCGTGCTTCAATCGCTGCGGGTAAAGTAACCAAAGGTGATGTAATCACTGTTCTTCCTTTCGGTAATCTAATCGTTTCGATCAATGTAACAGGTGCTGAACTGTTAGCGGCATTGAACAACGGTGCTAGTGATTTCCCGAACGAAAAAGGAGCATTTACTCAAGTATCTGGAATCACGTACAAAATCGATACCGCTAAAGAAAAAGGCAAACGGGTCCACTCGGTAACAGTAGGTGGCAAACCACTTGATCTAAAAGCAACCTATAGTCTTGCAACAAATGACTTTATGGCTGTTGGTGGCGATGAATACACAATGTTCAAAGGTAAAGCGCAAACGGGTATTTATGGTTCATTAGATGAAGCATTGATCGAATATATGCAGTCTCTGGGCAAAGTTAATATCAAAACAGATGGACGGATTGTAGAAGCACCTACTCCTGCTTCAAGTACAGGTGAAGCGACTACACCTGCGACTCCAGTGAAGCCGGTTCCTGCCAAACCATCTACAACTAAGCCTGCAACACCAGCTAAACCTGTTCCTGCTAAGCCTTCTACAACCAAACCCGCTAAGCCTGCTAAACCAACACCTGCCAAACCGGTTCCAGCAGCAAGCGATGTATATGTAGTTAAAGCCGGGGATACTTTGTATTCAATCGCTGTAGATCATGGTACAACATGGAAAGTACTACGCGATCTGAATGATCTTACCAATGCACACTGGATTTATCCAGGTCAAAAAATCAAACTACCTGCTATGACTGCAACAGCAGCATCTTAA
- a CDS encoding ABC transporter substrate-binding protein, producing MFTLMLTSVLLLAGCTGNKSATTAPEANGTEETAATGGGTLIVGRGGDSAALDPAIVTDGESLKIAQQVFDTLLDYKEGTTEVMPSLAESWTISDDALTYTFKLREGVKFHDGTDFNADAVVFNFNRWGDTKSKYKFEGDSFDYYDSMFGPEEDRVIASVTATDPTTVVFKLNKPQAPFLQNLAMTCFGIASPKAIEDEKANFKSNPVGTGPFVFKEWKRSDSITLDKNPNYWQEGLPKMDQVIIRSIPDNTARYNALQNGEIDMMEDLSPDDLATLEANPALQKINRPPFNVAYLGFNTTKKPFDDPKVRVALNYAVDKKGLIDAFFAGQAEPAVNPIPPTLWGYNKSVEDYPYDLAKAKQLLADAGYPNGLDQELTFYAMPVPRPYMPDGRKVAEVIQASFEQIGVKVKIESPEWATYLEDLKNGTKDDLFIIGWTGDNGDPDNFFYPLLDKDSIGGNNYSQYDSEEFHDLIVKAQQETDQAERSKLYEQAQVIVKKDAPWVPLVHSTPLLAAKAELKGYVPSPTGSEAYTNVYIEQ from the coding sequence ATGTTTACGTTGATGCTTACGTCTGTTTTATTGTTGGCAGGTTGTACCGGAAACAAATCAGCTACAACAGCACCAGAAGCTAATGGAACAGAAGAGACCGCTGCTACTGGAGGCGGAACATTAATAGTAGGACGGGGTGGAGATTCAGCCGCACTCGATCCAGCAATCGTTACTGATGGGGAATCGCTCAAAATTGCACAACAGGTTTTTGATACACTATTAGATTACAAAGAAGGAACAACTGAAGTTATGCCATCACTCGCAGAAAGTTGGACGATTTCAGATGATGCACTAACGTATACTTTCAAATTACGTGAAGGTGTCAAATTCCATGATGGTACTGATTTTAACGCTGATGCAGTTGTATTTAACTTCAACCGCTGGGGCGATACCAAAAGTAAATACAAATTTGAAGGTGACTCTTTCGATTATTATGATTCCATGTTTGGACCGGAAGAAGATCGCGTAATTGCAAGTGTAACTGCAACTGATCCAACAACGGTTGTTTTCAAATTAAATAAACCACAAGCTCCATTTCTACAAAATCTAGCGATGACTTGCTTCGGTATTGCTAGTCCAAAAGCAATCGAAGATGAGAAAGCAAACTTCAAATCCAATCCAGTCGGTACAGGTCCATTTGTATTCAAAGAATGGAAACGTAGCGATTCGATCACACTCGACAAAAATCCTAACTACTGGCAAGAAGGATTGCCAAAAATGGATCAAGTCATTATCCGCTCTATTCCCGATAACACTGCTCGTTACAATGCCCTTCAAAACGGCGAAATAGATATGATGGAAGATTTAAGTCCAGATGATTTGGCTACATTAGAAGCTAATCCAGCACTACAAAAAATCAACCGTCCACCATTCAACGTCGCTTATCTCGGTTTCAATACAACCAAAAAACCATTTGATGATCCTAAAGTACGTGTAGCCCTAAATTATGCTGTTGATAAAAAAGGTCTGATTGATGCGTTTTTCGCAGGACAAGCAGAACCAGCGGTCAATCCAATTCCACCAACCTTATGGGGATATAACAAATCGGTTGAAGATTATCCGTATGATTTAGCGAAAGCTAAGCAATTGCTAGCTGATGCAGGTTACCCGAATGGACTTGATCAAGAATTAACGTTCTATGCTATGCCTGTACCACGTCCTTACATGCCAGATGGACGTAAAGTAGCTGAAGTGATTCAAGCGAGCTTTGAACAAATTGGTGTGAAAGTAAAAATTGAATCTCCAGAGTGGGCAACTTATTTGGAAGATTTGAAAAACGGTACAAAAGACGATCTATTTATTATTGGTTGGACGGGTGATAATGGAGATCCTGACAATTTCTTCTATCCATTACTTGATAAAGATTCTATTGGTGGCAACAACTATAGTCAATACGATAGTGAAGAATTCCATGATCTAATTGTCAAAGCTCAACAAGAAACCGATCAAGCAGAGCGTAGTAAATTGTATGAACAAGCTCAAGTAATTGTGAAAAAAGATGCGCCATGGGTTCCATTGGTACATTCTACGCCATTACTTGCAGCCAAAGCTGAATTGAAAGGGTATGTACCTTCACCAACCGGCTCAGAAGCATACACCAATGTATACATCGAACAATAA
- a CDS encoding glycoside hydrolase family 25 protein yields MQAKTADGAQGIDVSHWQGNIDWNKVKAAGKQYAFIKATEGTRNKDVRFIANIKGAKAAGLLVGAYHFLNATSTSIAQQEAAHFVQRLQEIGGAKALDFPPVLDYENNPGGLSKSSINAIAKAFLEEVERLTTIQPMIYTGNAFAAHFDTSLSKYSLWIARYSNTRIPDDCTAWKSWDFWQYSDSGYVNGIGGNVDLNIYKGTLAQLISTYRHKQDHEPVEEGEQPMTAEEKKAFQALEATVKAQADRIAALTDSRDLLKTSITKVDTRIQRIEQTQKMDIPNWAKEAVDSALATGLIQDAEGGSYDFYRLLTVLHRKGLI; encoded by the coding sequence TTGCAAGCCAAAACAGCAGATGGTGCACAGGGCATTGATGTGTCGCACTGGCAAGGAAATATCGACTGGAACAAAGTCAAAGCCGCAGGCAAACAGTATGCTTTTATCAAAGCGACTGAAGGTACGCGTAATAAAGATGTTAGGTTTATTGCGAATATTAAAGGCGCGAAAGCTGCTGGATTGTTAGTAGGTGCGTATCATTTTCTGAATGCTACTAGTACCAGTATTGCACAGCAAGAAGCTGCTCATTTTGTCCAAAGACTGCAAGAAATTGGCGGAGCAAAAGCATTAGATTTTCCACCTGTACTGGACTATGAAAATAACCCGGGTGGACTAAGTAAAAGCTCGATTAATGCTATTGCTAAAGCTTTTCTAGAAGAAGTAGAACGCTTAACCACGATTCAGCCTATGATCTACACAGGTAACGCGTTTGCAGCTCATTTTGATACTTCACTTAGCAAGTATTCATTATGGATTGCAAGATACAGTAACACACGTATTCCTGACGATTGTACCGCATGGAAATCATGGGATTTCTGGCAGTACTCAGATTCTGGATATGTAAATGGAATCGGTGGCAATGTAGATCTCAATATTTATAAAGGCACATTAGCACAATTAATATCCACTTATCGTCACAAGCAAGATCATGAACCAGTAGAGGAGGGAGAACAACCGATGACCGCAGAAGAGAAAAAAGCTTTTCAAGCATTAGAAGCTACTGTCAAAGCACAAGCAGATCGTATTGCTGCATTAACAGACAGTCGTGATCTACTCAAAACCAGTATTACCAAAGTAGATACACGTATCCAACGGATCGAGCAAACTCAAAAAATGGATATTCCTAATTGGGCCAAAGAAGCGGTGGATAGCGCATTAGCTACTGGTCTAATTCAAGATGCAGAAGGTGGCAGTTACGACTTTTATCGTTTGCTCACCGTATTACATCGTAAAGGTCTCATTTAA
- a CDS encoding holin: MEELNNVLAFASTLSLIVLALVQALKTAVATPKNWIPVIGIIIGVGIGAAAYPFTELGLVPRLWAGGLAGLSATGLFELAFNPKAGTSKSM; the protein is encoded by the coding sequence ATGGAAGAATTAAATAATGTATTAGCATTTGCTTCTACCTTGTCGCTGATCGTATTAGCACTTGTACAAGCACTCAAAACCGCAGTCGCTACACCGAAAAATTGGATTCCAGTGATTGGGATTATTATTGGTGTAGGCATTGGAGCAGCAGCTTATCCATTTACAGAATTGGGATTAGTTCCTCGTCTGTGGGCAGGTGGACTTGCTGGATTGTCTGCAACAGGATTATTTGAATTAGCTTTTAATCCAAAAGCAGGCACCAGTAAAAGTATGTAA
- a CDS encoding ABC transporter permease: MGSYIFKRLIVLIPVLLGMTIIVFSIIHAIPGDPADTILGEKATEQSKQALREQLGLDRPWLEQYFAYLGDLLTGDLGSSIRTKEPISQEIGPYLAATMELTVASMLFAIVIGVNAGIISAWRHNSWFDYICMIIALVGVSMPIFWLGLMEQWIFANKLHWLPSIGRVNVREPLETVTGFYVIDAIISGQTAQLWTVIKHLILPSVALGTIPMAVIARMTRSSMLEVMQSDYIRTAKAKGLSQFYVVYRHGLKNAFIPVLTVIGLQTGALLGGAVLTETIFAWPGVGRYIYEAISNRDYPVIQSGILIIAIIFVVINLLVDLLYALFDPRIQYK; encoded by the coding sequence ATGGGCTCTTACATTTTTAAACGCCTGATTGTACTCATTCCCGTATTGCTAGGTATGACTATTATTGTATTTTCGATTATCCATGCGATTCCAGGTGATCCGGCAGATACGATTCTAGGGGAAAAAGCAACAGAACAATCAAAGCAAGCTTTGCGTGAACAGTTAGGATTAGATCGTCCGTGGTTAGAACAATATTTTGCTTATTTAGGAGATTTGCTAACAGGTGATCTAGGAAGTTCGATCCGCACAAAGGAGCCTATTTCGCAAGAAATAGGTCCTTACCTGGCGGCAACGATGGAACTCACTGTAGCCAGTATGCTATTTGCAATAGTGATTGGTGTCAATGCAGGGATTATCAGTGCATGGAGACACAATTCGTGGTTTGATTATATCTGTATGATTATTGCGTTGGTTGGCGTATCTATGCCTATTTTCTGGTTAGGATTAATGGAGCAATGGATCTTTGCCAATAAATTGCATTGGTTACCTTCGATCGGGCGTGTGAATGTACGCGAACCATTAGAAACGGTAACTGGATTTTATGTAATCGATGCGATTATTTCAGGGCAAACGGCACAGTTATGGACAGTGATCAAACATCTTATTTTGCCTTCTGTAGCACTAGGAACAATTCCGATGGCGGTTATCGCAAGAATGACACGTTCCAGTATGCTTGAAGTCATGCAGTCTGATTATATTCGTACAGCCAAAGCCAAAGGGTTATCTCAATTTTATGTAGTCTATCGACATGGACTAAAAAATGCGTTTATTCCAGTCCTGACTGTTATTGGTCTACAAACAGGTGCACTTCTAGGTGGAGCTGTACTGACCGAGACGATTTTTGCTTGGCCAGGTGTAGGCAGATATATTTATGAAGCAATTAGCAATCGTGATTATCCGGTAATCCAATCAGGCATATTAATTATTGCTATCATTTTTGTTGTTATTAATCTGCTGGTGGATCTGCTGTACGCTTTATTTGATCCACGTATCCAGTACAAGTAA
- a CDS encoding YmfQ family protein has product MSNLSGSAPFSFSSVKGAELFSYLPAYYETSRVIRADMNTKGHEMDHFYQALEETFQQFFVRTATWGLPRWEAELGIETNLNKPLEQRRAVVESKLRGGGKFSGKLVKNVSEAYDGGKVAVTFQPQQWNFTIKFIDTIGIPPNLDDLKAVIEEIKPAHLSVEYQFSYLLIRDIHGVKTLKEMDNLPLSKFAGGAV; this is encoded by the coding sequence ATGAGTAATCTGTCTGGTAGTGCTCCTTTTTCTTTTTCCAGTGTAAAAGGTGCTGAATTATTTTCTTATTTACCTGCATACTATGAGACTTCACGAGTGATACGTGCAGATATGAATACCAAAGGACATGAAATGGATCATTTCTATCAAGCGCTGGAAGAAACCTTCCAGCAATTTTTTGTCCGTACAGCAACATGGGGATTACCCCGTTGGGAAGCTGAATTAGGTATTGAGACGAACCTCAACAAGCCATTAGAGCAAAGACGCGCAGTGGTTGAATCCAAACTACGTGGTGGCGGTAAATTTTCAGGTAAACTGGTCAAAAATGTATCCGAAGCCTATGACGGAGGGAAAGTAGCAGTTACTTTCCAACCACAACAATGGAATTTTACTATTAAGTTTATCGATACAATCGGTATTCCACCGAATCTGGATGATCTTAAAGCTGTGATCGAAGAGATTAAGCCTGCTCATCTATCTGTAGAATACCAATTTAGTTATTTATTAATACGAGATATTCATGGCGTGAAAACATTAAAAGAAATGGATAATCTACCTTTATCTAAATTTGCAGGAGGTGCTGTGTAA
- a CDS encoding ABC transporter permease encodes MTQATLNTGSGGNVKHVKSGPWRDGIRSFMRNKTAVVGLAIVVFFIILALLAPLISPYDYKAQVLSERLQAPSAEHWFGTDDLGRDILTRTLYGARISLWVGFVSVIGSIIIGTFLGILAGFYGRWVDMLISRVFDILLAFPAILLAIAIVAILGPSLQNALYAIAIVNIPTYGRLVRSRVLSLRQEEFITAARATGVRDVRILFRHILPNSLTPIIVQGTLGVATAIIEAAGLGFLGMGAQPPEPEWGKMLSDSRQFIQTAPWTVIFPGVSILLTSLGFNLMGDGLRDTFDPRMKR; translated from the coding sequence ATGACACAAGCAACCCTGAATACCGGATCAGGTGGCAACGTCAAACATGTAAAGTCTGGGCCGTGGCGTGATGGCATACGTTCATTTATGCGTAACAAAACAGCTGTGGTAGGATTAGCAATTGTTGTATTTTTCATTATACTGGCTTTACTCGCACCACTGATTTCGCCTTATGATTACAAAGCGCAAGTACTATCAGAACGTCTACAAGCGCCATCTGCTGAACACTGGTTTGGTACAGATGATCTTGGTAGAGATATTTTGACCCGTACATTATATGGAGCACGTATATCGTTGTGGGTGGGCTTTGTATCTGTGATCGGTTCTATTATTATCGGTACATTTTTAGGCATACTGGCAGGGTTTTATGGTCGCTGGGTAGATATGTTAATCTCACGTGTATTTGATATATTGCTAGCGTTTCCAGCTATCCTGTTAGCGATTGCGATTGTAGCGATATTAGGGCCTTCCCTGCAAAATGCGCTGTATGCGATTGCAATCGTCAATATTCCAACCTATGGTCGATTGGTGCGATCACGTGTCCTTTCGCTACGGCAAGAAGAATTTATTACAGCTGCTCGTGCAACAGGTGTTCGAGATGTACGGATTCTGTTTAGACATATTTTGCCGAACAGTCTTACGCCGATTATTGTACAAGGAACACTCGGAGTAGCAACAGCGATTATAGAAGCCGCGGGACTAGGCTTTCTAGGAATGGGTGCTCAACCACCTGAACCTGAATGGGGTAAGATGTTATCTGATTCGCGTCAGTTTATTCAGACCGCTCCCTGGACAGTTATTTTTCCCGGAGTATCGATTTTGTTGACGTCGCTTGGATTCAATCTGATGGGCGATGGATTACGAGATACATTTGATCCGAGGATGAAGCGCTAA